From the genome of Eucalyptus grandis isolate ANBG69807.140 chromosome 2, ASM1654582v1, whole genome shotgun sequence, one region includes:
- the LOC104417561 gene encoding cytochrome P450 736A117: protein MFAPRPSTTRLHNPKKIGIHSRRRNSEKTPSPPAMFSFNVSPLLSFTPSLASITLVLFITFLTLKCLRFLFSSAAATNLHLPPSPPKLPIIGNLHQLSDYPHRSLQALSRRYGPLMMLHFGSAPVLVVSSADCARDILKTHDLIFSDRPRSTLSERILYHRKDVSLAPYGEYWRQMRSICVLQLLSNKRVHSFRTVQEEEVSLLMDKIKQHRSVDLSDLFASLTNDIICRTALGRKYSEGMQGKKFKVLLADMMGLLGIFNVGDFIPSLGWINKLTGLDAKVERVAREFDQFLEEVVEEHRRKMEARSIGGGGEDRRDFVDVLLDIEKDKTVGFAFGADSIKALVLDIFAGGTDTTYTVLEWAMTELLRHPRAMNILQTEVRKIANGKPNITHADLEKMHYLPAVLKETLRLHPPIPLLVPRLSTRDVKIQGYDIAAGTMVILNAWTIGRDPSTWDEPDKFKPERFLNSSVDFKGQDFELIPFGAGRRGCPGTSFAMSTNELVLANLVNKFDWALPEGLKAEDLDMTECTGLTIHRKVHLLAVATPFPS from the exons ATGTTCGCTCCCCGTCCCTCCACCACTCGTCTTCACAACCCCAAAAAGATAGGCATTCACTCGAGACGCAGAAACAGCGAAAAGACACCGTCGCCACCGGCAATGTTCAGCTTCAACGTGTCACCGCTACTCTCCTTCACACCCTCGTTGGCCTCAATCACACTCGTCCTCTTCATCACCTTCCTCACCCTCAAATGCCTCcgcttcctcttctcctctgcCGCTGCTACTAACCTTCACCTTCCGCCATCACCGCCGAAGCTCCCTATCATCGGGAACCTCCACCAGCTCAGTGATTACCCTCACCGCTCGCTCCAAGCCCTGTCGAGACGCTATGGCCCCTTGATGATGCTCCACTTCGGAAGCGCGCCCGTCCTCGTCGTATCTTCCGCCGACTGTGCCCGGGACATCTTGAAGACCCACGACCTCATTTTCTCCGACCGACCCAG GTCAACCCTGTCGGAGAGGATTTTGTACCACCGTAAGGACGTGTCTCTGGCGCCGTATGGCGAGTACTGGAGGCAAATGAGGAGCATCTGCGTCCTCCAGCTGCTGAGCAACAAGAGGGTCCACTCGTTTCGGACGGTCCAAGAAGAGGAGGTCTCTCTGTTGATGGACAAGATCAAGCAGCATCGCTCGGTGGACCTGAGCGACTTGTTTGCGTCGTTGACGAACGACATCATATGCCGGACGGCTCTGGGGAGGAAGTACAGCGAAGGCATGCAGGGCAAGAAGTTCAAGGTACTTTTAGCGGATATGATGGGGTTGCTGGGCATTTTCAACGTTGGGGACTTCATTCCGAGCCTTGGGTGGATCAACAAGCTAACTGGTCTAGACGCAAAAGTGGAGCGGGTCGCGAGGGAGTTCGACCAGTTCCTCGAAGAGGTGGTGGAGGAGCATCGGAGGAAGATGGAGGCGAGGAGCATCGGCGGCGGAGGTGAAGATAGGAGAGACTTTGTGGACGTTTTGCTGGACATTGAGAAGGACAAAACTGTTGGTTTTGCTTTTGGTGCGGATAGCATCAAAGCACTCGTCTTG GATATATTTGCTGGTGGAACTGATACAACGTACACAGTCCTGGAGTGGGCAATGACCGAGCTCTTAAGGCACCCTCGTGCCATGAACATTCTCCAAACTGAGGTTCGCAAAATCGCCAACGGCAAGCCTAACATAACCCATGCGGACTTGGAGAAAATGCATTACTTGCCAGCAGTCCTCAAAGAGACTCTCCGCCTACACCCTCCGATCCCGCTCCTCGTCCCACGACTGTCGACCCGGGACGTCAAAATCCAAGGCTACGACATCGCAGCGGGGACTATGGTGATCTTGAATGCGTGGACCATCGGGAGGGACCCCAGCACGTGGGACGAGCCGGACAAGTTCAAGCCGGAGAGATTCTTGAACAGCTCGGTGGACTTCAAGGGACAGGATTTCGAGCTGATTCCTTTCGGTGCTGGGAGGAGGGGTTGCCCCGGTACGTCATTCGCGATGTCGACCAACGAACTTGTCTTGGCAAATCTGGTGAACAAGTTCGATTGGGCACTGCCCGAGGGTCTGAAAGCGGAGGATTTGGACATGACCGAATGCACTGGTCTTACCATCCACAGGAAAGTCCATCTCCTTGCTGTTGCCACTCCATTCCCTAGTTAA